One segment of Lolium rigidum isolate FL_2022 unplaced genomic scaffold, APGP_CSIRO_Lrig_0.1 contig_44483_1, whole genome shotgun sequence DNA contains the following:
- the LOC124681478 gene encoding 3-hydroxy-3-methylglutaryl-coenzyme A reductase 3, which translates to MDVRRRMAPPPAVGAPHRKAAGAPRALQAGDALPLPIRHTNLIFSALFAVSLAYLMRRWRAKIRSSIPFHVVSLTEILATFVLVASLIYLLSFFGIAFVQSIVSSTDEDDDFLVASSSSSSSAKAPAPAPAPPAQCGLLGSADAVSEKMPEEDEEIVAGVVAGKIPSYVLETKLGDCRRAAGLRREALRRITGRQIEGLPLDGFDYASILGQCCELPVGYVQLPVGIAGPLLLDGQRFYVPMATTEGCLVASTNRGCKAIAESGGASSVVLRDAMTRAPVARFPTARQAAQLKAFLEDPANFDTLSVVFNRSSRFGRLQTVQCAMAGRNIYMRFSCSTGDAMGMNMISKGVQNVLDYLQDDFPDMDVISISGNFCSDKKSAAVNWIEGRGKSVVCEAVIKEEIVRKVLKTNVQSLVELNVIKNLAGSAVAGALGGFNAHASNIVSAIFIATGQDPAQNVESSQCITMLEAINDGRDLHISVTMPSIEVGTVGGGTQLASQSACLDLLGVKGANRESPGTNARILATVVAGGVLAGELSLLSALAAGQLVKSHMKYNRSSRDMSKAASLSLTP; encoded by the exons ATGGACGTACGGCGGAggatggcgccgccgccggccgtgggCGCGCCCCACCGCAAGGCAGCTGGCGCGCCGAGAGCGCTGCAGGCCGGCGACGCGCTGCCGCTACCCATCCGGCACACGAACCTCATATTCTCGGCGCTCTTCGCCGTGTCGCTGGCCTACCTGATGCGCCGGTGGCGCGCCAAGATCCGCTCCTCCATCCCGTTCCACGTCGTCAGCCTCACCGAGATCCTCGCCACATTCGTCCTCGTCGCCTCGCTCATCTACCTCCTCAGCTTCTTCGGCATCGCCTTCGTCCAGTCCATCGTCTCCTCcaccgacgaagacgacgacttcctcgtcgcctcctcctcctcctcctcctccgccaaggctccggccccggccccggcgccGCCCGCACAGTGCGGCCTCCTCGGGAGCGCCGACGCGGTGTCCGAGAAAatgccggaggaggacgaggagatcGTGGCCGGCGTCGTCGCCGGGAAGATACCGTCCTACGTGCTCGAGACCAAGCTCGGCGACTGCCGCCGTGCCGCGGGGCTCCGGCGCGAGGCCCTGCGGCGGATCACGGGCAGGCAGATCGAGGGGCTCCCGCTCGACGGCTTCGACTACGCGTCCATCCTCGGGCAGTGCTGCGAGCTGCCGGTGGGGTACGTGCAGCTCCCCGTCGGCATCGCCGGGCCGCTCCTGCTCGACGGCCAGCGCTTCTACGTGCCCATGGCCACCACCGAGGGCTGCCTCGTCGCCAGCACCAACCGCGGCTGCAAGGCCATCGCCGAGTCCGGCGGCGCCTCCAGCGTCGTGCTCCGGGACGCCATGACGCGCGCCCCCGTCGCGCGCTTCCCCACCGCGCGCCAAGCTGCACAGCTCAAGGCCTTCTTGGAGGACCCTGCAAACTTCGACACGCTCTCCGTCGTCTTCAATAG GTCGAGCAGATTTGGGAGGCTGCAGACTGTGCAGTGCGCGATGGCAGGGAGGAACATTTACATGAGATTCAGCTGCAGCACAGGGGATGCCATGGGGATGAACATGATCTCCAAGGGCGTGCAGAACGTGCTGGACTACCTCCAGGATGACTTCCCTGACATGGATGTCATTAGCATATCAG GTAACTTTTGTTCAGACAAGAAGTCAGCCGCTGTGAATTGGATCGAGGGGCGTGGTAAATCTGTGGTTTGTGAGGCAGTGATCAAGGAGGAGATTGTGAGAAAGGTTCTGAAGACCAATGTGCAGTCACTGGTAGAACTAAATGTGATCAAGAATCTTGCGGGCTCAGCTGTTGCTGGAGCTCTTGGGGGTTTCAATGCCCACGCAAGCAATATTGTATCAGCCATCTTCATAGCCACCGGCCAGGATCCTGCACAAAATGTGGAAAGTTCTCAGTGCATCACAATGTTGGAAGCTATAaatgacggcagagatcttcacATATCAGTCACTATGCCATCTATTGAG GTGGGCACAGTTGGCGGTGGGACTCAGCTGGCGTCGCAGTCCGCATGCCTGGACCTGCTGGGCGTGAAAGGCGCCAACAGGGAATCCCCGGGAACGAACGCCAGGATCCTGGCTACCGTGGTGGCAGGCGGGGTTCTCGCCGGGGAGCTGTCCCTCCTGTCGGCCCTTGCCGCCGGCCAGCTCGTCAAGAGCCACATGAAGTACAACAGGTCCAGCAGAGACATGTCCAAGGCTGCATCGCTGAGCTTAACTCCCTGA